In Citrus sinensis cultivar Valencia sweet orange chromosome 4, DVS_A1.0, whole genome shotgun sequence, one DNA window encodes the following:
- the LOC102618932 gene encoding agamous-like MADS-box protein AGL9 homolog isoform X3 codes for MGRGRVELKRIENKINRQVTFAKRRNGLLKKAYELSVLCDAEVALIIFSNRGKLYEFCSSSSMLKTLERYQKCNYGAPEPNVSAREALELSSQQEYLKLKARYEALQRSQRNLLGEELGPLNSKELESLERQLDMSLKQIRSTRTQYMLDTLTELQHKLLSEANKTLKQRLMEGYQVNTLQLNPSAEDCGYGLKPAQPQGDTFFHALECEPTLQIGYQPADPISVVTAGPSLNNYMQGWLPC; via the exons atggGAAGGGGTAGGGTTGAGTTGAAGAGGATAGAGAACAAGATCAACAGGCAAGTGACCTTTGCAAAGAGAAGAAATGGCCTATTGAAGAAAGCTTATGAGCTTTCCGTTCTTTGTGATGCTGAGGTTGCTCTCATCATTTTCTCCAATAGAGGAAAGCTGTACGAGTTTTGCAGTAGTTCAAG catGCTCAAAACGCTTGAGAGGTACCAGAAGTGCAACTATGGAGCACCAGAACCGAATGTGTCCGCAAGGGAGGCCCTG GAGCTAAGTAGCCAGCAAGAATATCTGAAGCTTAAAGCACGATATGAAGCCCTACAGAGATCCCAAAG GAATCTCCTTGGAGAAGAACTTGGCCCTCTAAACAGCAAAGAGCTTGAGTCACTTGAAAGGCAGCTTGATATGTCATTGAAGCAGATCAGATCAACAAGA ACTCAGTACATGCTGGATACCCTTACTGAACTGCAACATAAG TTGCTGAGCGAAGCAAATAAGACCCTCAAACAAAGG TTGATGGAGGGATACCAAGTGAACACACTTCAATTGAATCCTAGTGCAGAAGATTGTGGTTATGGGCTTAAACCAGCTCAACCTCAGGGCGATACCTTCTTTCACGCCTTGGAATGTGAACCCACATTGCAAATTGG ATACCAGCCTGCGGACCCAATATCGGTTGTCACAGCAGGCCCGAGTCTGAATAATTACATGCAAGGATGGCTACCATGCTAA
- the LOC102618932 gene encoding agamous-like MADS-box protein AGL9 homolog isoform X2: protein MGRGRVELKRIENKINRQVTFAKRRNGLLKKAYELSVLCDAEVALIIFSNRGKLYEFCSSSSMLKTLERYQKCNYGAPEPNVSAREALELSSQQEYLKLKARYEALQRSQRNLLGEELGPLNSKELESLERQLDMSLKQIRSTRTQYMLDTLTELQHKEQLLSEANKTLKQRLMEGYQVNTLQLNPSAEDCGYGLKPAQPQGDTFFHALECEPTLQIGYQPADPISVVTAGPSLNNYMQGWLPC, encoded by the exons atggGAAGGGGTAGGGTTGAGTTGAAGAGGATAGAGAACAAGATCAACAGGCAAGTGACCTTTGCAAAGAGAAGAAATGGCCTATTGAAGAAAGCTTATGAGCTTTCCGTTCTTTGTGATGCTGAGGTTGCTCTCATCATTTTCTCCAATAGAGGAAAGCTGTACGAGTTTTGCAGTAGTTCAAG catGCTCAAAACGCTTGAGAGGTACCAGAAGTGCAACTATGGAGCACCAGAACCGAATGTGTCCGCAAGGGAGGCCCTG GAGCTAAGTAGCCAGCAAGAATATCTGAAGCTTAAAGCACGATATGAAGCCCTACAGAGATCCCAAAG GAATCTCCTTGGAGAAGAACTTGGCCCTCTAAACAGCAAAGAGCTTGAGTCACTTGAAAGGCAGCTTGATATGTCATTGAAGCAGATCAGATCAACAAGA ACTCAGTACATGCTGGATACCCTTACTGAACTGCAACATAAG GAACAGTTGCTGAGCGAAGCAAATAAGACCCTCAAACAAAGG TTGATGGAGGGATACCAAGTGAACACACTTCAATTGAATCCTAGTGCAGAAGATTGTGGTTATGGGCTTAAACCAGCTCAACCTCAGGGCGATACCTTCTTTCACGCCTTGGAATGTGAACCCACATTGCAAATTGG ATACCAGCCTGCGGACCCAATATCGGTTGTCACAGCAGGCCCGAGTCTGAATAATTACATGCAAGGATGGCTACCATGCTAA
- the LOC102618932 gene encoding agamous-like MADS-box protein AGL9 homolog isoform X1 has protein sequence MGRGRVELKRIENKINRQVTFAKRRNGLLKKAYELSVLCDAEVALIIFSNRGKLYEFCSSSSMLKTLERYQKCNYGAPEPNVSAREALELSSQQEYLKLKARYEALQRSQRNLLGEELGPLNSKELESLERQLDMSLKQIRSTRTQYMLDTLTELQHKLLSEANKTLKQRTMTLRHADFAGLQLMEGYQVNTLQLNPSAEDCGYGLKPAQPQGDTFFHALECEPTLQIGYQPADPISVVTAGPSLNNYMQGWLPC, from the exons atggGAAGGGGTAGGGTTGAGTTGAAGAGGATAGAGAACAAGATCAACAGGCAAGTGACCTTTGCAAAGAGAAGAAATGGCCTATTGAAGAAAGCTTATGAGCTTTCCGTTCTTTGTGATGCTGAGGTTGCTCTCATCATTTTCTCCAATAGAGGAAAGCTGTACGAGTTTTGCAGTAGTTCAAG catGCTCAAAACGCTTGAGAGGTACCAGAAGTGCAACTATGGAGCACCAGAACCGAATGTGTCCGCAAGGGAGGCCCTG GAGCTAAGTAGCCAGCAAGAATATCTGAAGCTTAAAGCACGATATGAAGCCCTACAGAGATCCCAAAG GAATCTCCTTGGAGAAGAACTTGGCCCTCTAAACAGCAAAGAGCTTGAGTCACTTGAAAGGCAGCTTGATATGTCATTGAAGCAGATCAGATCAACAAGA ACTCAGTACATGCTGGATACCCTTACTGAACTGCAACATAAG TTGCTGAGCGAAGCAAATAAGACCCTCAAACAAAGG ACGATGACGCTAAGGCACGCCGATTTTGCTGGTTTGCAGTTGATGGAGGGATACCAAGTGAACACACTTCAATTGAATCCTAGTGCAGAAGATTGTGGTTATGGGCTTAAACCAGCTCAACCTCAGGGCGATACCTTCTTTCACGCCTTGGAATGTGAACCCACATTGCAAATTGG ATACCAGCCTGCGGACCCAATATCGGTTGTCACAGCAGGCCCGAGTCTGAATAATTACATGCAAGGATGGCTACCATGCTAA
- the LOC102618932 gene encoding agamous-like MADS-box protein AGL9 homolog, giving the protein MGRGRVELKRIENKINRQVTFAKRRNGLLKKAYELSVLCDAEVALIIFSNRGKLYEFCSSSSMLKTLERYQKCNYGAPEPNVSAREALELSSQQEYLKLKARYEALQRSQRNLLGEELGPLNSKELESLERQLDMSLKQIRSTRTQYMLDTLTELQHKEQLLSEANKTLKQRTMTLRHADFAGLQLMEGYQVNTLQLNPSAEDCGYGLKPAQPQGDTFFHALECEPTLQIGYQPADPISVVTAGPSLNNYMQGWLPC; this is encoded by the exons atggGAAGGGGTAGGGTTGAGTTGAAGAGGATAGAGAACAAGATCAACAGGCAAGTGACCTTTGCAAAGAGAAGAAATGGCCTATTGAAGAAAGCTTATGAGCTTTCCGTTCTTTGTGATGCTGAGGTTGCTCTCATCATTTTCTCCAATAGAGGAAAGCTGTACGAGTTTTGCAGTAGTTCAAG catGCTCAAAACGCTTGAGAGGTACCAGAAGTGCAACTATGGAGCACCAGAACCGAATGTGTCCGCAAGGGAGGCCCTG GAGCTAAGTAGCCAGCAAGAATATCTGAAGCTTAAAGCACGATATGAAGCCCTACAGAGATCCCAAAG GAATCTCCTTGGAGAAGAACTTGGCCCTCTAAACAGCAAAGAGCTTGAGTCACTTGAAAGGCAGCTTGATATGTCATTGAAGCAGATCAGATCAACAAGA ACTCAGTACATGCTGGATACCCTTACTGAACTGCAACATAAG GAACAGTTGCTGAGCGAAGCAAATAAGACCCTCAAACAAAGG ACGATGACGCTAAGGCACGCCGATTTTGCTGGTTTGCAGTTGATGGAGGGATACCAAGTGAACACACTTCAATTGAATCCTAGTGCAGAAGATTGTGGTTATGGGCTTAAACCAGCTCAACCTCAGGGCGATACCTTCTTTCACGCCTTGGAATGTGAACCCACATTGCAAATTGG ATACCAGCCTGCGGACCCAATATCGGTTGTCACAGCAGGCCCGAGTCTGAATAATTACATGCAAGGATGGCTACCATGCTAA